The DNA segment CACTGTGCAGCAATTCACCGCCATGTCTTTAACCAAGTTTATGCACCATGACATCTGCACACTAGCTTTCAACAAGTTGGCCTCTTTGATCATTCTTCCGTTCCATCGCAAATGGAACTACCAAGGCAAAATGATATTAGACAGCAGTAGTTTGAGAGCAATTAACCTCGACGTGTTAGAACTTGCCCCTTGTTCTGTCGGCATTCTTGTTGATCGTCACAAGGTACGACATTCCTCAGCTCCTTCATCTACTTACAATGTTGGCGTGGCTTTCTTTGGAGGAACTGATGATCGGGAAGCGCTGGCTTACGCCAGACGAATGGCACAATCTCCGGGTATACACTTGATGGTAATTCGGTTTGTCCCATGGGACATATATGCTGGAGATAACCAATGGGATGCGGTTCTTGATGCCGAAATACTCAAAGATACAAGAATGCTTGGTGCACGTCAGGAAAATATAGTGTATAGGGAGGAGAGGGTGAAAGATGGGGCTGAAACTGCTCTTCTGATTCATGCCATGGAAGAA comes from the Primulina huaijiensis isolate GDHJ02 unplaced genomic scaffold, ASM1229523v2 scaffold201843, whole genome shotgun sequence genome and includes:
- the LOC140966196 gene encoding cation/H(+) antiporter 4-like, which gives rise to MSLTKFMHHDICTLAFNKLASLIILPFHRKWNYQGKMILDSSSLRAINLDVLELAPCSVGILVDRHKVRHSSAPSSTYNVGVAFFGGTDDREALAYARRMAQSPGIHLMVIRFVPWDIYAGDNQWDAVLDAEILKDTRMLGARQENIVYREERVKDGAETALLIHAMEEAFDLIIVGRRHKDDTPQLLGL